tcttgatttccagaaaatgttatgagatttcaaaaaatattcttcaAATTAGGAAAATGTTTCTGCTTTTTTCAGAAAAATGTTctggattttcaaaaaatgttctggaatttcaaaaaatgttaggtATTTTCAAAATGTGTTCCTCAAATTCGAAAAATGTTTTTTCCTTTTAAGGAAATTTGGTGTATGTGCGAAAAAATGTTCAGAGTTTTCAAAAAGTTGTTctggattttcaaaaaatgttcttatttttcGAAATTTGTTCTCAAAATTCATACAATGTTTCGTATTTTCGAAAATTATTCACGTTTATGAATTTGTTCAGGATTTTTTAAAAAGGTTCTCATTTTCAaagtttgttctcaagattcaaaaaatgttcgtgcttttaaAGAATTGttcatgcttccaaatttgttcggtttttttaaatGGTTCTCATTTTCAAAATTTTCTTCTTAAGATTCAAAAAAATTtggtgctttaaaaaattgttcgtggTCCCAAATTTGTTCAGAATTTTTCAAAACTATTCTTTGTTTTAAATATTGtactcaaaattcaaaaaaaattcatgctttaaaaaattgttcgcatttTCATATTTGTTCTCTGTTTTAACAaacgttcatgttttcaaaaaatgattGAGAAATTCAAGGTTTTTTTGTTTGATTttcaaaagagaaaaaaaggaaataagcagaaaagaaaaaagagaaaaaaagaaaaaaaatgatactATCTATTTTTTTAGCCAAGAAAAAcaattgggccggcccagtcggggcgAACCCCTGTGCGTGCCCCCGACTCCCTGCCGCAGAGAGCGGCAGGTAGGAGCTCCCTAGCGAGCGGCGTATAGGATTTTCCACATACACACATTAAGTGGCCGGGGCATTTTTTTTCTCTCAAAAAACGAACAGGCCGTAAGCGTACACATGATGACCGGGCCAGTTAGCGTGGGCCAGGAAGATTCGAACTGACCCCCGATACGAATACGGCCTACTTTTGGATGGTGGGCCCGACAGGCCACGTCAGCTTCGTTACTACTCCCAAAATGAAGGCCGTTGACCTGGTGCCACTCCCTCCTCCCGAGCTCACATCCACAGTACCTCGGCCGTTCCCTCGCCTGATCGCCTCCGGTCTTCGCTCCCGATGgacgccgtcgccttctcccccgcTCCGAGCCCCAACGCCGCGCCATTCCCATCCGCCTCCCGGTCCTCGCGCGGCCACCGCTTCTCCATCCgcggcccgcggcggcggcgcccgctcccggccctccgatccagcgcctccgcctccgcccacgCCCCCGCCTCCCACCACGACGTGGTCGTCGTGGGCGCCGGGATCGTCGGGCTCTCCATcgcccgccacctcctcctccacaccccgctctccgtcgccgtcgccgacgccgcCGTCCCCTGCTCCGGCGCCACCGGCGCAGGTACCATCACCTCCAGAGGTCAGCTTGGATGCATCTCCTAGGGTTCTGATTGATTTTGTTCGGCGGTGCTGCTGCTGCAGGGCAGGGGTACGTGTGGATGTCACACCGGACGCCCGGGAGCGACACGTGGGACCTGGCGGTGCGGAGCAAGCAGCTGTGGGAGGAGCTCGCGGCCGAGATGGACGGCCTCCGCGCCGGCGGCGCGCGTGAGAGCCTCGGATGGATGAGGACAGGTAAAGCCATGTGACGGTTGTCTATAAGTCGTTGACTCGTGATCGAATTGCGAATTAAGTTCTCCCCCCTCAAATACTAGTCAGTAGAATAACTACAGAGTACAGTAGCAGTATATTTAGTGTAGCTCGAAATGGCAGTAAAAGGTTAATTGCATCTCCTCTGGTCCAGTAGATTTCACTAAGTTAGTTAATTATAAGGCTACTTTGGACTCCGACCCTTCTGATGCTATGTGCAGCTATATGATACTTGAAATAACTTACTTCTTCGATGGCATGTCTTACTGCATCTTCACTATATGCACATCCCAGATTATTTATTTCTCAGTCACGGCGAGAGAGATTGAACAGAATGTGAAATGCTTGTTTTGTTAAGGAAGCTTATTGGTTGGAAGAACCTCTAAAGAGCTGGCTACGCTGGAGGAGAAGACTAAGGTTCTGTCTCAGGCAGGCATCAATGCGGAGTGCTTGTCTGCCTCTTCGTTGCATGCATTAGAACCCGCACTCTGTGTCGGAAACGATGGTGGTGCTATGTTCTTACCTGATGACCGTCAGATCGATGCGTTCCAGGCCGTGTCTTTGATTGAAAAGGTTTCTTCTCTAGAACTTCGATTCTTCTATAATAAGTGTAGTTAGAAGAATCCTTGCACGTCTCTAACTGTTAACATTTTCTCTTATTAGATCAATAGGTCATATACTCCAAAAGGGAGATATATGGAGCTCTACAATGATCCTGCCATGTCATTGATAAGGTATGAAGGTCTCTTCTTTTCAGACTACTTCTGTTCGTGAACAAGAGCACCAGCTATCAGGCTACTGGAATTGCACCAAAGTAGCTTCTATAATTAGCTTGACGATGATGCTATCCATCACCATGTTAGGATGCCTTTTCATTTATTTCGAAGCCATTTCCATTCTTCTGTATTATGGTGTTGCTTTTACTTTATGCAGATCAGAGGTTACTGGAAGGGTTGAAGGTGTCCAAACTTCTAAGAACATCTTATATGGCAGAAAAGCTACTGTAGTTGCTTCTGGTGCTTGGACTCGGTCCTTATTGCATAGTTTCTTAGGACCAAATTCTTCACTGGATATTCCTGTGAAGCCACGAAAGGTACGTGGTATTCCAAATTTCTTTGATTAACCTTTGATATGAAatattttgattgattttcctggcATTCTCGTAGTAAAAAGTGTAGTTTGTTCCCTAACATGGTAAGTATAAACAAACTGGGATGAAACAAAAACATAAACAATCTCTTTATGGTTTTCTTTCCATATTTACTTGAGATAGTCAACTTAAACAATCTCTGTTGTCCAGCACTTTCTGTGACactgttttgtattttaacatcttCGTTCTAATACCAAACCAGATTATACCTGCTTTATAAATAAAATTTGCATATACTAGGCATGCGCCCAGCACTCAAAACTATCCTATGGAAAACATACTTATGCTAGCTCAAAATAAACCATGAGAAATTGTCGACAGCATTTCTTCCGTAATATAATATTTGCATGCTGGTCCTTTCTTCGTGTTATTTAAGAACTTATTGTTTCAACATCTCACAACATAAAAAGTGTAATTTTTACATTATCCATTTCAGGGTCATCTGCTTGTGTTGGAAAATTTTGACATGCTAAAGCTGAATCATGGCATAATGGAGCTGGGATATGTTGACCATCAGGGCGATAATTCACATAGCATACACTTGTCCTCAACATccaataaagatgagcatgacgctgcATCCATATCAATGACAGCAACATTAAATACAAAAGGGCATTTAGTTTTAGGTGATCTAAGAGTTCAAACTTATCCCTTTGTTCCACCTTTTGCTGACCTTTTTGGAGATCTTCTGAAATAAATCTATGGATGAGTGGATCAAGTTTTTTCTCAGTAAATATTTTTTTGATTCATACAAGAATATCTTTTCTATATAACTTTTTGTTTGCCAACTATGTTAGAAAATATGAATCCCGGATCACAAATATTTTTTTTACAGGAAGCAGCAGGGAGTTTAAAGGATTTTCAAGGGAGGTTGATAAATCCATACTGAAGAGTATATGGGACCGTGCAGGAGAATTCTTTCCTGCCATCAACAATGTTCATCTTGATATTGATGAGGACAAAGAAATCAGAATTGGGCACCGTCCCTACAGTAAGGCCTTTTGGTTTTAGAACAACAAAATAGTGCCTCAAAGATAATTCAATGCAATGTTATTAGCTTTGCACTCTATATCTGATAGAAATGCCTCATCTGTTTCAGTGCCTGATGGGAAGCCAGTAATTGGATTTGTTCCGGATATGTCAAATGTTTTGATTGCAACAGGACATGAAGGAAGTGGACTTGCTTTGGTAAGTCGATTGGGCAAACCTGCTCCAGTTAATGTTTTTCCTTctttgtgcttagtatttttgtaaGCAGTTTAGCATATGACATTTCCATGCTCCTGGAGAAGAGTAGTTGCAGCAAAGATAGCCCCATTCCAGCCCCCATTCCTGGGAGTGTTCCCATTCATTGCATATAATTAATTGTGCACTGTGCTACCCTGGTTGCATTTTTTTTTTGTATTTCTAGTTCTGTGAGATGACCAGTTGAATGACCCTGCATGCGGGCATCATATTCCAAATGAGATAGAGTAAACCATATGTCAGCAGGCGCGTTGCTTTCTTTTTGAGTTTCCATATACATAAGCTGGAAGTCGCCTATCTAGAGCGCAGAATGAGGCTGTACTTAGATGAAGACTCTGGTGAATTTCGACCACCAGAAAGCTAAAGCCTAAGGCATTTTCATGTTGTGCACGATCAAGCTCCGTGTACATAGATAATGTGTCGTTTACTTGCTAATACAAGTAGCTCAAAACATTGTTGACCTTTGCAGTGACATAACAGACATTCCCTTGCTATGAAAGCTTGCTCCCTTGATTGAATAGAACAACAAGTCAACAACACACAGTTGCTTGATATGGTCGACTAAATACAGTTATGAGCTTTACACATTCTTAGTGGTTGGGATAAATTTCTACTGCTATTTCCCTTTTTAAAAAGTTAATAAAAATGATATTCTTCTTCTGCCATTTTTACTTCAGGCGCTAGGTACTGCTGAAATGGTAACAGATATGATTCTTGGTGACCCTGGAAGAGTGGACTTCACGCCTTTCTCCATAGAAAATAGATTTTCAGGTAATTCTAATAAACATCATGGTAACCTTTTTGCGACTAAATTGCTGGTATGGTTCAATATAATGACATTATTTATGTCTGCAACATGGTCCCAAATTAGGACTGATATTTCACGCCTTGGCAGCTAGCTTTGAAGGTGACTTAATGTAATTCGTGTCAGTTGTCATGTTTTTTAGACAGAGGCCTATATAGCCTATCAATACAATTTACCTTAGTTTCGAAATGGAGGCTGTCACCCTGATTTATATCTGTCTTAATTTAACTAACAGTTTTCTTCTGAATTTCTCCGGAGTTCATGGCAACTCTGCATGCCGCGTATCAGTTCATTGCGCAGAGTATACTGGATGGAAATTGGAATGCTCCTTTTGGCAATTCGTAATGTTGATCCATGAAATTTTCGTTTCTATTGGATTCAACTTCTTTTAAAATTTGACACAGTAGTAAAATGTCAAAATTGGGGAAGTGCTTTTCTTCCCTTACATCTGGCCGTACCTAAGACATTAGTATGTATCCTAGGTGTGAAATATTTTGGTTTCAGTACAAAGGGCGATGCCATTGGGTTTTCTGCTTCTGCTTCAGGAACTCTGTCATCCGAGCAACTGGGTTATGAGCTATTCTTTAAATCCTGATGTCCTCCAAACCCAGTAATCCGATTTGAGTTTTAGGTCATCTACTGATGCTTACTTTCTATTCGATGCACTCAGTGGGTTAGCTGCTGCTTGGATTGGTCTTGTTCCATAGAAGTCATTGGCACAGCTTTTGACTGAGGTTGAGCTGATGACTGAGGTTGCTGAAATTTGCTCTTGAGTACCGCCGAGAAGCATTCCTCCAGTCTGAGCCAGATctcatcatcacttgaaactcctgATAGCTAATGCGACCATCCTGTTGCATATGCATATAAAATGTCAGTTATCCTATAGAAGAATGTGCTTGTGTACTCTTGGACTGGAAAACCCCATGGATGGCAGCAATACGTAAGTTATTATTGCTTCATGGGTTTCTCGTTACACTAGAATTAGGTAAACACTAAACAATGCTGGCATTTCAGCAAATTATGGGGATTGTTGTTGATTTACGCTTCTTTCAAGGTGTAGTAATTTCCTTTTGTCAAACATTAGTTGGCACTTCCTGAGAACGAGGGGGGAAAGCAGGTAATTTTTGTATGTGCCCTTTTCACTGGAAACAGCCTCAAACAGTCTACAGTTTCAGGATTTAAAATGGGGGTTTAGGGTAAACAATCCAGCTAGCTTAAAATTTCCTTGGACTCATATGATATGGATAAATGGTGTCTACAGTATCAGCATTCAAAATCAGCAAGGTCAACTTTCTTGAGATACAGCAGCATTAAGTGATCAATTTTTTTTGATTAATTTGTTGTCTAAAGTCTAAACTGACCTCATCCGTGTCAACGTCACGTATAATGTCTTTGATCACTTGCTCATCTGGGCCTAGTTCGTCATCACCTAAAGCCTCCATCAATTCCTCCATTTCAATATATCCATTGCCATCTTTGTCAAAGTATTTGAAAGCTTCAGGTAGGTACTCCTCATTACTCATTTTTTTTATGTGAAGTAAGACTGTCACAAACTCGTCAGTGTCCAAGGTGCCATTTCCATCTATGTCACCCTGGAAAAGGAAGAAACTGTGTTAGAACATAATGTAGCTCGTGATAAATACTTGGTTTCAATTGCATTTAGACTCGTGCCAGGATTGGGAAAGCTAGATATGTGCCACTGCTAAGTACTCAATTGTGAGAAATGCCCCATGAAGTTCCAGTTCAGAATGACGCTGCTAACTTTATTTTTCAAATCCTATTATAACCGAAATACCCCTCTAAATGCATATAGTAGCCACTCACAGCTTCTAACAGCATCTGTATCTCTGTCTCAGGAACAGCATGACCGTTTATCTGCAAGCCCTCCTTGAGCTCCTCAAGCGTCAAAGTACCGTCCTTGTCCTTGTCTATCATTTGAAACATCTGAGTGTAGTTCTCGATGTCCTCCGCCGGTAAATTCTTGGCAACGACCTTCATTAATCATTGGAAAATGATTCACATCAAGAATATATCACACTGGAAGAAAAATCAAGAACAATGTGGCCCGGTTCCGTGCAACTTACTCCGAGTGCCTTCTTTTTGAACTTGTTCATGGATGAGAATTGCTTAAGCCTGGATCGAACAAGCTCTCCAAGTGACACATTCGGAGCCTTGTCGGCGTTCTTGAGCCACGGATGCTCTGTTTCGTAGGAGGAGAAATTAATGCTCTTAGTTCAGTGCATAACACCATTCGTCATGCATCGCTAGACCTCCGGTTTCCCAATAATACCATGAAATAAGCAAATTTGCAGGAGTAGCAAACTTCTAGCAAGTTTGCTGTGAACTTGTAGCAAATTTGTGAGTGCATGTTGTGTTTGTTTGGCCTGTCTGCGAGCTGGAAACTACACCAAATTAAGGTGGCCATTACCAAAGACTTGCTTTGCTGTCAAGCGGGTAGCAGGATCCGGATCAAGCATCTTCTTGACAAGGTCCTTTGCAGTTTGGGAGACCTTGGGCCATGGCTCCCTCTCGAACTTGATTTCACCCCGGATTATGGACTCCGCGATGCGCTCATCGGTGTCTGCGCCCGGTTCATCGGGACATAAAATCACATGAGCACTGGGAATCAGAGGAGGAATGGACCTGCATTCATCATACTGAAGAAGGTGTGGAAAGAAGCAAGGAAGAAAGGCACGCACCTCCCCAGAAAGGAGGCACTCCGCAGAGGAGGATGTAGAGGATGACGCCGGCGCTCCAGACGTCGGCCTCCGGGCCGTAGCTCCTCATGAGCACCTCCGGCGCCATGTAGATCCCGCTGCCGACCACCTCGGTGAAGCGCTCCCCGGGCTCGAAGTAGACGGAGAGGCCGAAGTCGATGGCCTTGAGCGGCGAGTCCTCCTCCTTGCCGGCGAAGAGGAAGTTCTCGGGCTTGAGGTCCCGGTGCATGACCCCGTTGTCGTGGCACAGCTGCACGACGTGCGCGATGGTGCGGCCGATCTTGGCGGCGGCGCGCTCCGTGTAGTGGCTCCGGGCGAAGATGCGGTCGAAGAGCTCGCCGCCCTCGCACAGCTCCATCACCAGGTGCACGCCCTCGGCGTCCTCGCAGGCCTCGCGGAGCCGCACCACGGCGCCGCCCGCGCCCTCCAGCGCCGACATGCGCCGCAGGATCTCCACCTCCCGCCGCACGTCCTCGGCGTCGGCGGCGCGGCGCAGCCGCTTGCGGCGGATGGTCTTGCACGCCAGCGCCTCGCCCGTGGCGGCGTCCTCGCACCGGCGCGTCACCCCGAACTCCCCGCGCCCCAGCTCCGCGCCCAGCCGGTaccgcttggcgaagccctccccTCCGGGCGCGCACTGGTCGTCCTCGCCCAGGATCGGCGCGCTCCGCCTCCACTTGGTGGACCTGCGCTTCTTCCTGCAGCAGCTGCTGCTGTTGGCGTCGCTGTCGGGGGGACAGTCGTCGGCGCTGGCCACGGGcatgatggcggcggcggcgcgcctcCGGGCCAGCAGCCTGGAGGCCGCGATGACAGAGTAGCAGCCACCCATGGCGCCGTCGCACGGCCAGACGGACGCCGCTGGGTGTTTACCcctgcctccgcctccgcctcagcgcgcgccccctgcctcggctCCGTTCGCGCGTTCCACGCACACGCACGCGCGGGGTGGAagggaaggagggagggaggagggaagggggTAGCCACCGGTCTGCGCGGTCGGCCGCTGGTCTCGGAGCCCGCGAGCGCGCGAGCGCGCGCCACTGCTTGCGTGGCCTGTACTACGGCCTATGTACGGGAGAAAGCCggccgggccggcccgtttagGCTCACGGTCATTTGAGAGGCCTTGTCCCATCAGACAGCAGTGCCATTCTGGAGATTACCGAGACGAACTCGCCGCCTGCGCCCCAGTGAGTCAGACTGTCAGTCAGAGAACGGAGACGAACACAGCGCTCGGATTCTCCTCCATTCCCGCATCAGTTTCGCACGCGCGAACATCTCTCTTCCTCCGTTTCCGGACGAGCCAACTGCCTCCTTCCTTGGGTTGATTGGATCCATTTTCTCCCCTCTCCGACTCCGTCGCCCGGCGAGATTTTGCGGGTTTTCCGCCGGGGCCAAATTCTGCGTTGAAGCAGGTAAGATCTTCCCCCTTCGTTTTGATCTTGTCTTGCGATGCTTAGCACTTGCTGTTGCTTGGCTCGGCATAGTCGATGCTTAGCACTTGTCCTGCCTGTTCAGAGCATTTCCTGATGGGAAGGGCATTTCGTTATCTGCTGACTAATAAGCTGGCATTGTTTGCATCGGTATGCAGAATGTTCATCCATACAACTACAAGTATGCGGGTGACAATATTGAGATGCACGGCATGAATATATTCAAGGTGATCCATAACTTTTTTCTATACTTGCTACTTGTTCCAGCTTATTTTTGTTCATTGTGGTTCAACGGTGTAAGGATTTATGGACTTATGATTTAATTGTACTGGCTATTTATGTGGTAGGCATATAATTGGTATTCCCTCTTTAAAGAAATcgtttagattactattttagtgatctaaacgctcttatatttctttacggagggagtacttgtttgtGATTCCTCTGGATAAGCAATTTGTGATTTTCTGTTTTTAAACTTGTTTTAGGGGAAGTTCAGTGTTGTTGATATTGTTGGACTATCTAGATCAGATCTTGCAACTCCAAAAGGTGAAGGTAAGAGTAATAGCCCCACCAGGCATATCATTATGCTTGCTACTTGGAAAGGTGAAGGTCTGGATTTAATTATCTTTTACACTAGGGCCCTTGAATTGCTGTGAGAGTTCACTCCAGCTAGTAAATGTTCTGAAGAATGAGATCCGTGATGGACTACTGACAATCTGAAGCAAACGGGTTTTAGAGGTACAACTCTAGCTTTGTTCCATGTATGTATGCAGTACTTCTAGTAAAGCTATGTTCATGCATTTAGTTTGTAGCGCTTACTGTTTGTTTAATAGTGTACTGCCTTACGTCAATTTTCTTATACGAAGGACTGCGAATGACACAAATTCACAAAGACTAAGTACTACCCAATGTCCATTTTATTTGTTAATTTCGTCCTTAAATCGATTTATGTAGGCAGCAATGCAAAGGCTGCACACTGTAGATATTGTTCTTACCTTCAAACACTAGAATATTAAGTGCAATAACTATGAAAAGCTGTGAACAACAAGTGGTTCTAGCGATCTATCGATCTCCACCTGACAAATGTATTGTTCTTCTCATTAATCATGTATTTTCATCAACACTAACACGCTCCCATCCTCTAAGTTGGTATCGAGCCTATTGCCTGGCTTGACACGTTGTTTTCAGTATGTGTTGTACTTATCAGTGTGCACAATAAATAAAGGTTCTTTCACTGAAATTACTTCTTGGGGCTTGGTCTGTTTCTTTAAGTCCTAATGCAAACCACATATATTGGCATACTCTGTCAATTTGTGGTTCTTTGGCAACTGTTTAATTATTATTTTCTGATGCAGCTGGGCTGCGGATATGGGCTTCCTACGATATTTTCTTGCCTGAAGGTACTGCAGCTATCCATGACTTATCTTTATTACTTTAAAAAAGTAACTTCAGATTTCACTTGCCTTCAGTATCCAAGTCATTTACCATAGTATACCTATCTAGTATACTACTGTTCATTGTTGTTCCATTCGTGCACAAAAAAGCGTATTTACCTGTACTGTGTTTGGCTAATGCACTAACAATGAATATCCTTGTTTCTTTTCTGAAAAAAAAATGCAATGACCATCCGTTTAGGCTTCTAATGCCCTCTTTCCAAACATTTTAGGGAGCTTCAACAGTATATTTTCAGGATCCCAGTGCTGGAATAATAAGATAGCAAACTCGAGACAAACAGAGCCACCAGCAAGGAAGCCCTCTTACTCCATCATGGCAACAGTTATCTCAAGACATCCATTTCTGTGCTGGGGAGTGGGATGAGCTTCACACGGTCCTGTCAGTGATACAGGAGGACAAGGTGGATGCATCGTCCGGCAAAGGGCTAGGGTTCTCTGAAGACGACTTTTTTGGATGGTTGCAGCAACCAGGATGGGAACAATATCTGCCATGAAACCTCGTCGAGACGATCTACAAAACTACACCGTGCATGGGAGAAGGGAAACGAGGCCTGTGCAGGAGACGAGGGTTGATACGACATAGTGTTAGTGAATGAGATCCCTTACTCCGCAAGCTCTCTTCAAAACCTGTATTCGCTCATCAAAAAGGTTAGTTGGTAAATTTGTAATGCTATTCTCCGTGTCATTTTATCAGGGAAGATTCTTTCTCGCCATGAGATGCCCAATAAAGGCAGTGAGTACTTTCCTGGGGGGCATTATGCAGATTCGCCATTTACCTCGAAACTGAACCTGCTTAACCTCGATCTTCGTTCGCTCTGTTGTTCTTGCCCTTGCAGTGCCTGCGGCCACCATATGGAGTGATGTATCTCGCGGCGAAAAAGAACTACATCGGCTCCAGCAGTGCAGTGCGGCAGCTCAGAGCATTGGCCGACGAGGAGGGTGCCTTCGGTGTGCACCTTGTCACCGAGCCCCCCGAGAGGGAGATCTGGAAGTTCTCTAAATAAACACAGCTTATCACGGCTCGCAAAAAGCCGATCAAGGCCGCTTGAGCCCTCAGTTCTGTGTATAACTTAGACGAATAATCGGGCCAGTGTCTGACATTGTTTGCCATCTTTTGAGTGTAGTGCTGATCATGTCACCATCCTATATGCAAGAAATTGCATTGAGCCCTAACTTTCTGCTTTCCTTTTACCTATTCCTGGCCATAATCATTCCTTTTTGCTCGCCCCTTTTCGCGTGCTTGCCTAGCAATTCGCCGAGCTTGCAAGAAACAGCACGCATGCCTACGAAATGCTAGCCACCTCCTTTCCAGTCATAAAAAGCTCATCATGTGAGCTAATGAAGCACTTGGAAAAAGGTGATGAACTACTTATATAGCAACTAACTAAGGTTGTGGAGGATGCTTCAGAGGCCTCAATCTGTGGGTGGCTCCTTGCTCCATGACAACTTTTAACTGTGCTATAAAATAGCTTGCAGTTCAGGCCCTCTACATGAGCACTCCTCatgggtgcagaagaagaagagtaGGCACACTTGAAGAAATGCTTAAGAGGAGACAGGTGGAGAAATTGCCTGCGCTGCACCTGGCAGTGGTGTCTCTGCTCGGCTTCTGCTGCCTCATCCATGCTTCAAGGGCTGCGATTTCACTCTCAGCTTGTAATCGTCTCATACCATctagagttttttttttttgaagaaaatgccATTTAGAGATTTTGTTATATTGTTCTGCCTGACTGAGAGGACGAGTTTATTCCCGTATGCATCAGCGGCCCCGAGGGAGCAGCTGCAGAAGACCGAGGCAATCCCAACTTCCAGTGGAGCAGATGGTCAGGTGATGATAGTATTCTAGCTATTTGTGTTCACGGAAGAAGCTAGTGGCAGTTTCAGACCATACTGTGCAAACTGTAATTGGCCTGAATTTTTTCGTTATGATCACCCCAGGCTGTCGTGGCGGGAGAGGTCGACCGCGGTGCTGTTAGCAGgaggatggagatggagatggagatggagctgGAGGACTACCCGGGCTCCGGCCCCAACGACCACCACTCGCCGTGGTGGCGGCAGGAGAGGAGGAATTGAGAACATGAAACAAAGATGCATGTGTGTTCGTAGTGTTGCACAGTTGTGTATGTTTCTCAAACTGTAATACCTCTACTCCTGGTGTAACATACAAGATCGACGCTT
Above is a window of Triticum dicoccoides isolate Atlit2015 ecotype Zavitan chromosome 5B, WEW_v2.0, whole genome shotgun sequence DNA encoding:
- the LOC119311113 gene encoding glycine oxidase-like, translating into MDAVAFSPAPSPNAAPFPSASRSSRGHRFSIRGPRRRRPLPALRSSASASAHAPASHHDVVVVGAGIVGLSIARHLLLHTPLSVAVADAAVPCSGATGAGQGYVWMSHRTPGSDTWDLAVRSKQLWEELAAEMDGLRAGGARESLGWMRTGSLLVGRTSKELATLEEKTKVLSQAGINAECLSASSLHALEPALCVGNDGGAMFLPDDRQIDAFQAVSLIEKINRSYTPKGRYMELYNDPAMSLIRSEVTGRVEGVQTSKNILYGRKATVVASGAWTRSLLHSFLGPNSSLDIPVKPRKGHLLVLENFDMLKLNHGIMELGYVDHQGDNSHSIHLSSTSNKDEHDAASISMTATLNTKGHLVLGSSREFKGFSREVDKSILKSIWDRAGEFFPAINNVHLDIDEDKEIRIGHRPYMPDGKPVIGFVPDMSNVLIATGHEGSGLALALGTAEMVTDMILGDPGRVDFTPFSIENRFSGTA
- the LOC119311112 gene encoding calcium-dependent protein kinase 22-like encodes the protein MGGCYSVIAASRLLARRRAAAAIMPVASADDCPPDSDANSSSCCRKKRRSTKWRRSAPILGEDDQCAPGGEGFAKRYRLGAELGRGEFGVTRRCEDAATGEALACKTIRRKRLRRAADAEDVRREVEILRRMSALEGAGGAVVRLREACEDAEGVHLVMELCEGGELFDRIFARSHYTERAAAKIGRTIAHVVQLCHDNGVMHRDLKPENFLFAGKEEDSPLKAIDFGLSVYFEPGERFTEVVGSGIYMAPEVLMRSYGPEADVWSAGVILYILLCGVPPFWGDTDERIAESIIRGEIKFEREPWPKVSQTAKDLVKKMLDPDPATRLTAKQVFEHPWLKNADKAPNVSLGELVRSRLKQFSSMNKFKKKALGVVAKNLPAEDIENYTQMFQMIDKDKDGTLTLEELKEGLQINGHAVPETEIQMLLEAGDIDGNGTLDTDEFVTVLLHIKKMSNEEYLPEAFKYFDKDGNGYIEMEELMEALGDDELGPDEQVIKDIIRDVDTDEDGRISYQEFQVMMRSGSDWRNASRRYSRANFSNLSHQLNLSQKLCQ